The genomic window TCGCGTTCGAGTTTTAGTGCGGTTGGTTCTGCTCCTCGGTCTGATCGGCGTAATCTTCTTGATCGCCAAGCATGCGCTCTTGAACGCCTATGTGGGAAGCGAGCCTATTCCGATCGGCGCCCAGACTGCGCCGGCAACGTTCGAGCGCGCATTTCCGAACCTCGAATTCGAACGCCCGCTCTACGTGACATTTCCGCCGGACGGCACGAATCGGATCGCCGTTATCACGCAGTACGGCAGCGTGTTCATTTTTCCCAACGATTCGAGCGTTGAAGTGGCCAGCGAAATGCTGAACATTCACAAAAAGGTGAGCCAAGACGGTTCGATCGAAGAAGGGTTGCTGGGCCTGGTGTTTCATCCGAGGTTTCGCGAAAACCGACAATTCTTCCTCTACTACACCAACTCCGACCACGTCAACGTGCTGACTTGTTTCAAGATGTCGTCCGACGATCCGAATCGCGCCGAGCCCGGTTCGGAGCAAGAGGTATTTCGCGCGCCGAAGGGAACTGGAAACCACAATGGCGGCGCCATAATCTTCGGGCGTGACGGCTATTTGTACTTGGCGATCGGCGATGGCGGCCCGGTCGGCGATCCTCACGGCAACGCACAAAGCGTGGAAACCGTGCTGGGAAAGGTCTTGCGGATCGATGTTGATAACAAAGACCCCGGCCTCGAATATGCCATTCCCAAAGACAATCCGTTTGTCGATCGGGCGGGCGCACGCGGCGAAATTTGGGCCCTCGGGCTGCGCAATGTTTGGCGCATGGCATTCGATCGCCAGACGAATCGCCTCTGGGCCGCCGATGTTGGCGAAGACACCTGGGAGGAAATTGACATCATTGAACGGGGCGGCAATTACGGCTGGAATATCAACGAAGGGTTCCATGAGTTCGTCAAGACCCAGCCGCAGATTTCGCCGCCACCGGCCCGCATCGTAGGAAAACTGACCGATCCGATCTTTGCATACAACCATACGGTTGGCAATTGCATCATTGGCGGTTGCGTTTATCGCGGAACAAGGGTTCCCGACCTCGTCGGAGCATATCTGTTTGCCGACTACGTCACTGGCCAGGTGTATGCTCTTCGGTACCACGAGAACTCGGGCCAGGCCGTTTCCGTTCAGCGGATCCAACCCAAGGCCATGCCCGTGTTTTCCTTCGGCGAAGACGAATCAGGCGAAGCCTATTTCACGACGTCTCAGGGAATCATCAACCGTTTTCTTCCGGCCCGAAAATAGCGATGCTGTCGCCAACATCGGTGTGGGAATGAAAACCGGGTCAGAACGAACAAAATCAAACGGCTCTGCCGCGGTTTTCTCCCGCGATTTGTTCACTCGGCGGCTTCATTTGCGCCGCGTGTACTCAATCGTGAACGCCAATTGGTCAGTGCCATCGGGCTGGATCATGTACATCCTGAACGTGAAGTGGTCCTTGTCCTTCGTCTCGATCGTGTTCTTGAACTTCTGCGGCTTGCCGTCCGGGCCGAGCGATTCGCCGGTCATCACCAGCAGTTTGGTGTTCGGGTCGTAGTCCCCTTCGGAAAGCATCGGCGCGGTCTCGAATACGTCGACCCACACGCTCACGAACTTCTTCTTGTGTTGGTCGTATCCGTCGAGTCCGTGCCCGTCGAATTTGATCCCGCCAAAATCTCCTTGGAAGTCGCTTGCCAACCACATTCCGCCGCAGATGGATTTGTACGTGGCCGTGGCCTTCGATTTCTGGCCTGCCATCTCCATGACTGCGTCCCAGTTTCCCTCCAGCTCTTTCAACTTCTCGTGCTCGGGTCCGGGCTTGGGAAAATCCTGCCCAAACGACAGGCCGGCGCCGGCCAAACAGAGGATAACTCCCAGTATCGTTTTGCGCAACATGACGTGTCTCCCCAGAGGTGAACGGATGGATTGGCTCCGACAAATCAGAACGGTCTTCGAGCCGCAGGTCAAGAGACCATCAGAACGCCTAACAAATCCGGCTTGTTGAGGGGGACCGTCAGACCAATTCCTTGCTTCGCTCCCACCGCCACACGAGACCATCCTCGGGATCCTCGACCTCGCCGGTCCGTTCGAACCCGCACTTCGCCAGCACCCGTGTCGAGGCGTTAGGTGTCGGAAGCGTGTGCGCCCGAACGAGGCGCACCCGACCGCTGCCGAAGGCGAATGCGACGACTGCTTCGGCCGCCTCTGTGGCATATCCTTGACCCTGGAAAGCAGGCACGATGCCATAACCGATTTCGGCGACCGCATCATTGTCGGGCGGCCCCTTGAAGCCGACGCTCCCGATGACCGAACGACTCTGCCGATGGACGACGGCGAAGCCATGAACCCAGAGATCGGCCGACGACGCACGGAGCTGCGCCAGCCAAGCGGGTGAGACCCCACCTGATAGGTGGAGGGCTCGGAGGCCATCCGCGGCCGGCAGACCGAAGCGAACCTCGAAAAGCTCATCCCCCTCGATCAACGCGAGAAGTTGATCGGGTGAATACGGCATCAAGCTGAGATGAACCGTCTCGATTGCCAATTGGGGGATCTCCATCGCGTCAGCGTGCTCATCGAGTGTATCGCAAGTAACGGTCGGACGACATCGACTCCGGGAAACGAAAATGGGTCAGAACGACTGAGCAAATCGTTCTGACCCGGTTTTCCTGACGACCCGGTTTTCCTGACAACACCGAAAAGCGCGAGCCGATTCGGATTAGCGGCGAGCGCCCGGATCAGGTCGTTCGCCGAGTGAGGCGCCCGTTCCTGCTCCCGCGCGCCCGGCTGCTGTTTCCGATTGGCCAGCGTTCGCACCCGTTTGGCCGGTGCCCGTCTCTACTCGAGATCCCGTCTCTCCACGGCCTTGAGCGCCGGCTTCAAGATTCGCATTCGCGCGCCCTTCCGCGCCGCGCTCGCGAGCCATTTCGTTGCGGCGTTCAAATCGCGGGGTAATCCATCGACCATCGGAATAGGTCAACCAGCCGTTGTCGGTCCGATACCACCATTGTCCGTTGTAGAGACGATAACGCGAGTCGTTCGCGTAGGTCGGGGCTGCGCCATAGTCAGCTGCCGACGAGGAAGCGGTATTGCAACCACTCGGAGCGGTGTTATCGGGGGCATAACCGGCCGTGTACCGGGCAGGGCCGGTCGGGTAATTATCCCCCGTGTAATCGACCCAATTATTGTCGTTGCCGTAATACGACCAACGGTTTTCCGGCGACCAATACCACCAGCGACCGTTGTCGAAACGCATCCGCCAGCGCTCACCACGATCGCCGCGGTCGCGGCCCGCATTGGCGCCGATATTGGCGCCGGCTTCGGTTCGTGGTGCGCCGACGTTAGCGTCTGCATTTGCGCCGGCTTCGGTTCGTGGTGCGGCGACATTGGCGCGTTCGCCAACGCCAGCTTCGCCTCGCGCGGGCGCTTGGATATTGGCTCCAGCTCCGGCGCCTGCATTTCCTCCTGCTGCGACTCCCGCCCCACTGACATTGGCTCCGCCACCAACATTGGCTCCGGCGCCGGCATTGCCCGCGCCGCCGGCTCCGACCCGCTGAGCCAGCAAGACCGAACACCCGAGCGCCACGATCGAAGCAACGCTCGTTCTCAAAACTATGGAACGCATGGACACACCTCCTCTTAAACCCAAGCCTTCTCGTTCATTGCTCCTGTAGAGCGCCTAACAAATCCGGCTGGGCGAAGGGGACAGTCCCCGTTTTGCTGCGCAGACTCCGCAAAAAGGGGACAGTCCCCGCCGGATTTGTTAGGCGCTCTTAACTGACCACGTCGCTGCTCGCCGGAGCAACGCCCGGACGTTTACGTCGCGTCCAGGCAGGACGCCAGCGGCGAATTGCCGACTTTTCTGCATTCTCCATGCCGGAATTCGACTCCGTCGCCAGCAGGGCGAATCGCGATCTGGTCGGGCCGTTTTTGGTCAATTCCCGAACGAGTCGGACGATTTTCGACCGCGACCTGGGTTGCTTCGACCATCGGTGGCCAAGTCGATGCTCGCGCCTATTATTTACCAAGCGGCGCGAATTGGATTGGACCAGCCCTCAAACAAGGAGAACCGTCATGGCAAAAAAGCTTTCAGGCAAAGTGGCCGTCGTCACCGGAGCGTCGAAGGGGATCGGGGCATCGATCGCCGAGCACCTCGCGG from Pirellulales bacterium includes these protein-coding regions:
- a CDS encoding PQQ-dependent sugar dehydrogenase codes for the protein MNRVRVLVRLVLLLGLIGVIFLIAKHALLNAYVGSEPIPIGAQTAPATFERAFPNLEFERPLYVTFPPDGTNRIAVITQYGSVFIFPNDSSVEVASEMLNIHKKVSQDGSIEEGLLGLVFHPRFRENRQFFLYYTNSDHVNVLTCFKMSSDDPNRAEPGSEQEVFRAPKGTGNHNGGAIIFGRDGYLYLAIGDGGPVGDPHGNAQSVETVLGKVLRIDVDNKDPGLEYAIPKDNPFVDRAGARGEIWALGLRNVWRMAFDRQTNRLWAADVGEDTWEEIDIIERGGNYGWNINEGFHEFVKTQPQISPPPARIVGKLTDPIFAYNHTVGNCIIGGCVYRGTRVPDLVGAYLFADYVTGQVYALRYHENSGQAVSVQRIQPKAMPVFSFGEDESGEAYFTTSQGIINRFLPARK
- a CDS encoding DUF1579 domain-containing protein → MLRKTILGVILCLAGAGLSFGQDFPKPGPEHEKLKELEGNWDAVMEMAGQKSKATATYKSICGGMWLASDFQGDFGGIKFDGHGLDGYDQHKKKFVSVWVDVFETAPMLSEGDYDPNTKLLVMTGESLGPDGKPQKFKNTIETKDKDHFTFRMYMIQPDGTDQLAFTIEYTRRK
- a CDS encoding GNAT family N-acetyltransferase, producing MEIPQLAIETVHLSLMPYSPDQLLALIEGDELFEVRFGLPAADGLRALHLSGGVSPAWLAQLRASSADLWVHGFAVVHRQSRSVIGSVGFKGPPDNDAVAEIGYGIVPAFQGQGYATEAAEAVVAFAFGSGRVRLVRAHTLPTPNASTRVLAKCGFERTGEVEDPEDGLVWRWERSKELV